One window of Corynebacterium doosanense CAU 212 = DSM 45436 genomic DNA carries:
- the glp gene encoding gephyrin-like molybdotransferase Glp, with amino-acid sequence MRSVEEQLAIITDAAVTPEPVRIAIAEALGLTSAEEVQATEPLPAFPLAAVDGYAVRAVDVGGERGLGHRRDVDPDDEAADSEDVPSPVDVEATERSLPVVGEVPAGSRQPLRLQPKQAVRVHTGAPLPTLADAVLPLEWTDRGRKRVTALRPVRSGDFVRRTGDDIQPGDVAVTAGSVLGPAQVGLLAAVGRSKVLAYPRPRVTVMSFGHELVDIDKTPGLGEVYDVNSHALAAAAAEAGADVTRVGIAVGEPRRLRELVETHIQRSELLVISGAVGGSGAGPIRDVLDQLGEIDTTRVAMHPGSVQGFGLLGEQRIPVLLLPANPLSALVAFEIFARPLIRASLGKHSTERRVVRARSIGHVASTAGRRGYIRARLMRDAETQDYLVEGLGGATGAPAHLLAGLAEANAMIRVPEEVTEIRPGDIVDVIFLAQRS; translated from the coding sequence GTGAGATCCGTTGAGGAACAGTTGGCGATCATCACCGATGCCGCCGTCACCCCGGAGCCGGTGCGTATCGCCATCGCCGAGGCGCTCGGGTTGACCTCGGCGGAGGAGGTCCAGGCCACCGAGCCACTGCCGGCGTTCCCGCTCGCGGCAGTGGACGGCTACGCCGTTCGGGCCGTGGATGTGGGCGGCGAGCGGGGACTGGGACACCGGCGCGACGTGGATCCGGATGACGAGGCCGCGGATTCAGAAGACGTCCCCTCCCCGGTGGATGTCGAAGCGACAGAACGATCCCTGCCCGTCGTCGGAGAGGTCCCGGCCGGTTCCCGGCAGCCGCTGCGGCTGCAGCCGAAACAGGCCGTCCGGGTGCACACCGGTGCCCCGCTGCCCACCCTCGCGGACGCGGTCCTGCCGCTCGAATGGACGGACCGCGGGCGTAAGCGTGTCACGGCCCTGCGCCCCGTGCGCTCCGGCGACTTCGTCCGCCGCACAGGCGACGACATCCAGCCGGGCGACGTCGCCGTCACCGCAGGCTCGGTCCTCGGCCCCGCCCAGGTGGGGCTGCTTGCCGCCGTGGGGCGTTCCAAGGTGCTGGCCTACCCGCGCCCGCGGGTGACGGTGATGTCCTTCGGGCACGAGCTCGTGGACATCGACAAGACGCCGGGGCTGGGAGAGGTCTACGACGTCAACTCCCATGCCCTGGCCGCCGCGGCCGCGGAGGCGGGCGCCGATGTGACCCGCGTGGGCATCGCGGTCGGCGAGCCGCGCCGGCTGCGCGAGCTGGTGGAGACCCACATCCAGCGCAGCGAACTGCTGGTGATCTCCGGCGCGGTCGGCGGCTCCGGCGCCGGCCCGATCCGGGACGTGCTGGATCAGCTGGGGGAGATCGACACCACCCGGGTGGCCATGCACCCCGGCTCCGTCCAGGGCTTCGGCCTCCTCGGGGAGCAGCGCATCCCGGTGCTGTTGCTGCCCGCCAACCCGCTCTCGGCGCTGGTGGCCTTCGAGATTTTCGCTCGCCCACTCATCCGGGCCTCCCTGGGCAAGCACAGCACGGAACGCCGGGTGGTGCGTGCCCGCTCCATCGGCCACGTCGCGTCCACCGCTGGCCGCCGGGGATATATCCGCGCGCGTCTCATGCGTGATGCCGAGACCCAGGACTATCTGGTCGAGGGGCTGGGCGGGGCGACCGGCGCTCCCGCGCACCTGCTGGCGGGGCTGGCCGAGGCCAACGCGATGATCCGCGTTCCGGAGGAGGTCACCGAGATCCGCCCGGGTGACATCGTCGACGTCATCTTCCTGGCGCAGCGCTCCTGA
- a CDS encoding GNAT family N-acetyltransferase — translation MRGPSTAPRDPVHPGWPEATASVRLTDGSALRLRPLTVRDGEAWSQQRIIDESWLRPVEPTQRASWTASHDEASWRHTFGHLRDMSRRGIIVPLVIEVDGQFAGQVTIGNIQHGGVSEAWVGYWVHSPYMGRGVAVAACALATDHAFSRIGLHRLTATYLPDNPASRRVLAVNGYREEGFLRQNLHIDGRWRDHHFVAQLADEHPDTCVSRLLKAGRLAAWR, via the coding sequence ATGCGCGGCCCGAGCACCGCCCCGCGCGATCCCGTCCACCCGGGGTGGCCGGAAGCCACCGCCTCCGTGCGCCTCACCGACGGCTCCGCGCTGCGGTTACGCCCGCTGACGGTCCGGGACGGTGAGGCCTGGTCGCAGCAGCGCATCATCGACGAGTCCTGGCTGCGCCCCGTCGAACCTACCCAGCGCGCGAGCTGGACGGCGTCCCATGACGAGGCGTCCTGGCGTCACACGTTCGGCCATCTCCGCGACATGAGCCGTCGGGGCATCATCGTTCCTCTGGTCATCGAGGTGGACGGGCAGTTCGCCGGGCAGGTGACCATCGGGAACATCCAGCACGGCGGCGTTTCTGAGGCGTGGGTCGGCTACTGGGTGCACTCGCCGTACATGGGCAGGGGAGTGGCGGTGGCGGCGTGCGCGCTGGCCACCGATCACGCCTTCTCCCGCATTGGCCTGCACCGCCTCACCGCCACGTATCTCCCGGACAACCCCGCCTCGCGGCGGGTGCTCGCGGTCAACGGCTACCGGGAGGAGGGTTTCCTCCGGCAGAACCTGCATATCGACGGCCGGTGGCGTGACCACCACTTCGTGGCGCAGCTCGCGGACGAGCACCCGGACACCTGCGTGAGCCGGTTGCTGAAGGCGGGCCGCCTTGCGGCGTGGCGGTGA
- the glpR gene encoding gephyrin-like molybdotransferase receptor GlpR, with amino-acid sequence MSPTLVIILIIVVWLIVLAPLLLRGQRPIHKSGEAFDETRVLYEGGSGTLGRRRQPRLRAEDVRSHGRDEEDDYELVEAEAAELVSDEDVLIDEPGHVVDGEVVADTTGSTAASAMLALGGSDADADADDEGLASVDDSVEAEEARGGTYDLDDTYTGPADLLHPSTRVADAADHSEVAELKGTEDSAPAEPEELSEEEVEFARRRSARGGWDPDLVAQRSHDLYARRRRTLVGLVAAVVVTLLVAVVVGGWMWVAPAVATGLTALYLSALRTQVRQESELRAVRVRHLRRARLGVRQSGVPAQLRHPAGNVLEFDDESPDFHDLAVTDRGAALRETHEDRAPRRSFRRVS; translated from the coding sequence GTGTCACCAACACTGGTCATCATCCTGATCATCGTGGTGTGGTTGATCGTGCTCGCGCCCCTGCTTCTGCGCGGTCAGCGACCCATCCACAAGTCGGGTGAGGCGTTCGACGAGACCCGTGTCCTCTACGAGGGCGGCAGCGGAACGCTCGGCCGTCGCCGCCAGCCCCGCCTGCGCGCCGAGGACGTCCGCTCCCACGGCCGCGACGAGGAAGACGACTACGAGCTGGTCGAGGCCGAAGCGGCCGAGCTGGTCTCCGACGAGGACGTGCTTATCGACGAACCGGGCCACGTGGTCGACGGCGAAGTGGTCGCCGACACCACCGGTTCCACCGCCGCCAGCGCAATGCTGGCGCTCGGGGGATCGGATGCGGACGCGGACGCCGACGATGAGGGCCTCGCCTCCGTGGACGACTCGGTCGAGGCCGAGGAGGCCCGCGGCGGAACCTACGACCTCGACGACACCTACACCGGCCCCGCCGATCTACTGCACCCCTCCACCCGGGTGGCCGATGCTGCGGACCATTCGGAGGTCGCCGAGCTCAAGGGCACCGAGGACTCTGCGCCTGCCGAGCCGGAGGAGCTCAGCGAGGAGGAGGTCGAGTTCGCCCGTCGCCGCAGCGCACGCGGGGGCTGGGACCCGGACTTGGTGGCACAGCGTTCCCACGACCTGTACGCCCGCCGCCGCCGCACGCTCGTCGGCCTGGTGGCCGCGGTCGTGGTGACCCTGCTCGTCGCCGTTGTCGTCGGTGGCTGGATGTGGGTTGCGCCCGCGGTCGCCACCGGCCTCACCGCCCTGTACCTCTCGGCGCTGCGCACCCAGGTTCGCCAGGAGAGCGAGCTGCGGGCCGTGCGTGTCCGGCATCTGCGTCGTGCTCGCCTGGGCGTGCGCCAGTCGGGTGTCCCCGCCCAGCTGCGTCACCCCGCCGGCAACGTGCTCGAGTTCGACGACGAGAGTCCGGACTTCCACGACCTGGCTGTCACCGACCGGGGAGCCGCCCTGCGCGAGACACACGAGGACAGGGCCCCGCGGCGCTCGTTCCGCCGCGTGAGCTGA
- a CDS encoding alpha/beta hydrolase family protein has protein sequence MHSDITFPTSDGRHLGGQLYRPAELIEEKPAVIIHPATGVHMGLYAKFAEYLAEQGMPALIYDFRGTGKSAQPEDLSDKSLLMSDWMLLDVSAANRYMRKEFPGRRLVVVGHSVGAHGSFMAFQDEPVDAIAAIASHAGVTQLIPERKERARIWTVFNIITPLTARVLGHVPVAKIGIGRDIPVGVMTQWSRWTRKPGYFFDDKDFPGQGSTPQERFAAVTGPVHSVIFTDDLWATREASNVLADRLVNADVERWDITPESIGVKSIGHMGFFRSANKALWPAVAEWVQQS, from the coding sequence ATGCACAGCGACATCACGTTTCCCACCTCCGACGGCCGTCATCTCGGCGGCCAGCTCTACCGCCCCGCTGAACTGATCGAGGAAAAGCCTGCCGTCATCATCCACCCCGCCACCGGCGTGCACATGGGGCTCTATGCCAAGTTCGCCGAATACCTCGCGGAGCAGGGAATGCCCGCCCTGATCTATGACTTCCGGGGAACGGGAAAGTCCGCGCAGCCCGAGGATCTCTCCGACAAGTCGCTGCTCATGAGCGACTGGATGCTCCTGGACGTGTCCGCCGCCAACCGCTACATGCGCAAGGAGTTCCCCGGCCGCAGGCTGGTCGTCGTCGGCCACTCCGTCGGCGCCCACGGGTCGTTCATGGCGTTCCAGGATGAACCCGTCGACGCCATCGCGGCCATCGCCAGCCACGCGGGAGTCACGCAGTTGATCCCCGAGCGCAAGGAGCGCGCCCGCATCTGGACCGTCTTCAACATCATCACCCCGCTGACCGCCCGCGTCCTGGGCCACGTCCCGGTGGCGAAGATCGGCATCGGCAGGGACATCCCGGTCGGCGTGATGACGCAGTGGAGCAGGTGGACCCGCAAGCCCGGGTACTTCTTCGACGACAAGGATTTCCCGGGCCAGGGCAGCACCCCGCAGGAACGGTTCGCGGCCGTCACCGGACCCGTGCACTCGGTGATCTTCACCGACGACCTGTGGGCCACGAGGGAGGCCTCGAACGTACTCGCCGACCGGCTGGTCAACGCCGACGTCGAACGCTGGGACATCACCCCGGAATCCATCGGGGTGAAATCCATCGGGCACATGGGGTTCTTCCGCAGCGCCAACAAGGCTCTGTGGCCCGCCGTGGCGGAGTGGGTCCAGCAGTCCTAG
- a CDS encoding DNA-3-methyladenine glycosylase I, which translates to MTELITGSDGLARPAWAEASDLMRTYYDTEWGMPVHDEAGLYERLVLEAFQSGLSWSTILARRENFRRAFADFDPDKVAAFTEEDVARLKEDASIIRNERKIRAAITNARATVALRDDGGLPDFLWSFQPAETPAPRTIDEVPTTSEESVALAKALKARGFTFVGPTTMYALMSAIGMVDLHLVGSHRRGCSGVWAA; encoded by the coding sequence ATGACTGAACTGATCACCGGCTCCGACGGGCTCGCCCGCCCTGCCTGGGCCGAGGCCTCGGACCTGATGCGCACCTACTACGACACCGAATGGGGCATGCCCGTGCACGACGAGGCCGGGCTCTACGAACGCCTGGTCCTGGAGGCCTTCCAGTCCGGACTGTCGTGGTCGACGATCCTGGCCAGGCGGGAAAACTTCCGCCGCGCCTTCGCCGACTTCGATCCCGACAAGGTGGCCGCGTTCACCGAGGAGGACGTCGCGCGGCTCAAAGAGGATGCCTCGATCATCCGAAACGAACGCAAGATCCGCGCCGCCATCACCAACGCGCGCGCGACGGTGGCGCTGCGTGACGACGGAGGCCTCCCCGACTTCCTCTGGTCCTTCCAGCCCGCCGAGACCCCCGCCCCGCGCACCATCGACGAGGTGCCCACCACCTCGGAGGAGTCGGTCGCGCTGGCCAAGGCGTTGAAGGCGAGGGGATTCACCTTCGTCGGGCCGACCACGATGTACGCGCTGATGTCGGCCATCGGCATGGTGGACCTGCACCTCGTCGGCTCCCACCGACGGGGGTGCTCCGGGGTGTGGGCCGCCTAG
- a CDS encoding methylated-DNA--[protein]-cysteine S-methyltransferase — protein sequence MLVHRTIDSPIGALTLYSTPAGLSYLAFSDVEQYAAQSVEDTSSAGVAVAQLEEFFAGRRREFSVPLDVPGEGFQRRAQQLMAEIPFGETRTYTQLAEATGNPNAVRAAGTACAKNPVPLIWPCHRIIRSDGTWGTYRGGEEAKTWLLNFEAGNPAGPGAV from the coding sequence ATGCTTGTTCACCGCACCATCGACTCCCCCATCGGGGCGCTCACCCTCTACAGCACTCCGGCCGGCCTGAGCTACCTGGCGTTCAGTGACGTCGAGCAGTACGCGGCGCAGTCCGTCGAGGACACCTCCAGCGCGGGGGTTGCCGTGGCGCAGCTGGAGGAGTTCTTCGCCGGGCGACGCCGCGAGTTCTCCGTTCCTCTCGACGTTCCGGGGGAAGGGTTCCAGCGCCGCGCCCAGCAGCTCATGGCCGAGATCCCCTTCGGGGAGACCCGCACGTACACGCAGCTCGCGGAGGCCACCGGCAACCCGAACGCGGTGCGCGCGGCGGGCACGGCCTGCGCGAAGAACCCCGTCCCCCTGATCTGGCCGTGCCACCGCATCATCCGCTCGGACGGGACGTGGGGCACGTACCGCGGTGGCGAGGAGGCGAAGACCTGGCTGCTCAACTTCGAGGCCGGGAACCCCGCCGGCCCGGGCGCGGTCTAA
- a CDS encoding DoxX family protein: MDRPAVRDAALLIFRIIVGVIFVAHGYAKLFLTGLTETTGQFSAAGVPQPQASAWLATTAELLGGALLVLGLLAAYVAGALALLIVAAIWFVHVDAGFFTSQGGLEFPLLLAAALLMIIVFGPGRASLDGVLTTRG; the protein is encoded by the coding sequence ATGGATAGGCCTGCCGTGAGAGATGCTGCGCTGCTCATTTTCCGCATCATCGTCGGCGTGATTTTTGTCGCGCACGGCTACGCCAAGCTCTTTCTCACCGGTCTCACGGAGACGACGGGGCAATTCTCCGCCGCGGGGGTTCCGCAGCCGCAGGCCTCGGCCTGGCTGGCCACCACCGCGGAGCTGCTCGGCGGCGCGCTGCTGGTGCTGGGCCTGCTCGCCGCCTATGTCGCGGGCGCGTTGGCACTGCTCATAGTGGCGGCGATCTGGTTCGTCCACGTCGACGCCGGGTTCTTCACCTCCCAGGGTGGCCTGGAGTTTCCCCTGCTGCTGGCGGCGGCGCTGCTGATGATCATCGTGTTCGGCCCCGGGCGGGCGAGCCTCGACGGGGTGCTGACCACCCGTGGTTGA
- a CDS encoding zf-HC2 domain-containing protein → MVDHDQIQAALSARIDGEPAGLADDVIDAHVAACDECRDYQDRVAHFSSSLRSSEPVGSPMRPPVDLADTILAGVEPEWRRLSLARQTWLRAGRIALVLLAMAHVVWAMSLIGSNADIEAAALRLGLAVGLLFSAWRPELIAGFAVVPATVTAFLLGFTARDVVFGLVDGAQIGLLVLLVVTVAALALTFVADRGVVLREAWRTLSADPR, encoded by the coding sequence GTGGTTGACCACGATCAGATCCAGGCCGCGTTGTCGGCGCGTATCGACGGCGAGCCCGCCGGCCTGGCCGATGACGTCATCGACGCGCACGTCGCTGCGTGCGACGAATGCAGGGACTATCAGGATCGGGTGGCGCACTTTTCGTCGTCGTTACGCAGCTCCGAACCCGTCGGTTCCCCGATGCGGCCGCCCGTGGACCTGGCGGACACCATCCTCGCCGGGGTGGAGCCGGAGTGGCGGCGGCTGTCGCTGGCCCGGCAGACGTGGCTGCGCGCGGGCCGGATCGCGCTGGTGCTGCTCGCCATGGCGCACGTGGTCTGGGCGATGTCGCTCATCGGGTCGAATGCGGACATTGAAGCCGCTGCCCTGCGTCTCGGGCTGGCCGTGGGGCTGCTGTTCAGCGCGTGGCGCCCCGAGCTCATCGCGGGTTTCGCCGTGGTGCCCGCGACCGTGACCGCGTTCCTGCTGGGATTCACCGCCCGCGACGTGGTCTTCGGGCTGGTGGACGGCGCGCAGATCGGGCTGCTCGTGTTGCTGGTGGTCACGGTCGCGGCGCTCGCGCTGACGTTTGTGGCCGATCGCGGGGTGGTGCTGCGCGAGGCGTGGCGCACGCTCTCGGCGGATCCGCGCTGA
- a CDS encoding dolichyl-phosphate-mannose--protein mannosyltransferase: MSSTILQKPRFSAPARPPAPRRYVYGRADVVSTAVIAFLALVTRFSGLTEPDAQGTPVFDEKHYVPQAWDMVRSWENLFIGGIESNPAYGLVVHPPLGKQLLAFGEMAFGYSPLGWRFMVAIFGCLTVLATMELARRLSHSWQVALFAGIMAVCDGVLLVSAKFGMLDIFQVFFVVCAALFLADDHEQVRHRMHAAYLDGQLGSSAFGPRVGYRWWRFAAGVMLGLSLSVKWSGLYYIVFFGLMSVFMDLALRRRYGVRRYVSGTLVRDTVPALASLVLVPALLYLWSWRAWFASETSVYRHSATDGTIESGSLLNILPDPLASWMYYHVSVLEFHSELTSSGGHSHPWDSKPWSWLAATRPILYYSSTDIQCGDTTCRSMIYLFGTPVIWWLTVPVVLWGVWRLIVRRDRRFVIPVVAFAAGFLPWLAAFDRQMYFFYATALVPFTIVLLALALGMLAGKGRVVERLRPVAPVALRSGTVAVICYLALVVAMFAYFAPILYGIVVPDSYYNQLMWLPSWT; this comes from the coding sequence GTGAGCAGCACGATTTTGCAGAAGCCGCGCTTCAGCGCACCAGCCCGACCGCCCGCGCCCAGGCGCTACGTCTACGGTCGAGCCGACGTGGTTTCCACCGCCGTGATTGCTTTTCTCGCCCTCGTCACCCGTTTCTCGGGGCTGACCGAGCCGGACGCGCAGGGCACCCCGGTCTTCGACGAAAAGCACTACGTTCCGCAGGCCTGGGACATGGTGCGCTCGTGGGAGAACCTCTTTATCGGCGGGATCGAATCGAACCCCGCCTACGGCCTGGTCGTTCACCCCCCGCTGGGCAAGCAGCTGCTCGCCTTCGGCGAGATGGCCTTCGGCTACAGCCCGCTGGGCTGGCGGTTCATGGTGGCCATCTTCGGTTGTCTCACCGTCCTGGCCACGATGGAGCTGGCCCGGCGGCTGTCGCACTCCTGGCAGGTGGCGCTATTCGCCGGCATCATGGCGGTCTGTGACGGGGTACTCCTGGTGTCCGCGAAGTTCGGCATGCTGGACATCTTCCAGGTGTTCTTCGTCGTCTGCGCGGCGCTGTTCTTGGCCGACGATCATGAGCAGGTGCGCCACCGGATGCACGCCGCCTACCTGGACGGACAGCTGGGTTCCAGCGCCTTCGGGCCCCGCGTGGGCTACCGGTGGTGGCGCTTCGCGGCGGGTGTCATGCTCGGGCTCTCCCTGTCGGTGAAGTGGTCGGGGCTGTACTACATTGTCTTCTTCGGTCTCATGAGTGTGTTCATGGACCTGGCGCTGCGGAGGCGTTACGGGGTGCGTCGATACGTCAGCGGCACGCTCGTGCGCGACACCGTCCCCGCGCTGGCCTCGCTCGTGCTGGTTCCCGCGCTGCTGTACCTGTGGTCGTGGCGCGCCTGGTTCGCTTCCGAGACCTCCGTCTACCGCCACTCCGCCACCGACGGCACCATCGAGTCCGGCTCACTGCTGAACATCCTGCCCGACCCCCTGGCCAGCTGGATGTACTACCACGTGTCCGTCCTGGAGTTTCACTCTGAGCTCACCTCCTCGGGCGGGCACTCGCACCCCTGGGACTCCAAACCCTGGTCATGGCTCGCCGCGACCCGGCCGATCCTCTACTACTCCTCCACCGACATCCAGTGCGGGGACACCACCTGCCGATCGATGATCTACCTCTTCGGCACCCCGGTGATCTGGTGGCTCACCGTGCCCGTGGTGCTCTGGGGCGTGTGGCGGCTGATCGTGCGCCGCGACCGCCGCTTCGTCATCCCCGTCGTCGCCTTCGCCGCCGGGTTTCTCCCCTGGCTGGCCGCCTTCGACCGGCAGATGTACTTCTTCTACGCCACCGCCCTGGTCCCGTTCACCATCGTGCTGCTCGCCCTGGCGCTGGGCATGCTGGCCGGGAAGGGCCGCGTGGTGGAGCGGCTGCGCCCGGTCGCCCCGGTGGCGCTGCGCTCGGGAACGGTGGCCGTGATCTGTTATCTAGCGCTGGTGGTGGCCATGTTCGCCTACTTCGCGCCGATCCTCTACGGCATCGTCGTGCCGGATTCCTATTACAACCAGCTCATGTGGCTGCCGAGCTGGACCTGA
- the rsmI gene encoding 16S rRNA (cytidine(1402)-2'-O)-methyltransferase: protein MSDLPTGVVLAATPLGNIGDASTRLRDALATADVIAAEDTRRTRALATALGVEIAGRIVSNFDHNEASRVTGLLDAARSGTVLVVTDAGMPLVSDPGLSLVDAAHTAGIPVTCIPGPSAVPTALALSGLNVAHFIFDGFAPRKQGARRAWLESLATERRAVCFFESPHRIDDTLAAAAEVLGERRAAVCRELTKTYEEVRRGSLAELAEWAGEGVRGEITVVIEGVTGDEVKDVDELVPAVEKLVESGVRLKEACKTVSGTHKVSTRELYEAVLAARQ, encoded by the coding sequence ATGTCTGATCTCCCCACCGGCGTAGTCTTGGCCGCGACCCCGCTCGGCAACATCGGCGACGCCTCGACCCGGCTCCGGGACGCCCTGGCCACCGCGGATGTCATCGCCGCGGAGGACACCCGCCGCACCCGCGCGCTGGCCACGGCGCTCGGGGTGGAGATCGCCGGGCGCATCGTCTCCAACTTCGACCACAACGAGGCCTCCCGGGTGACGGGGCTTCTCGACGCCGCCCGCTCCGGCACCGTGCTGGTGGTCACCGACGCGGGCATGCCGCTGGTGTCGGACCCGGGCCTCTCGCTCGTCGACGCCGCCCACACCGCCGGCATCCCGGTCACCTGCATCCCCGGGCCCTCGGCGGTGCCGACGGCACTGGCGCTCTCCGGCCTCAACGTCGCCCACTTCATCTTCGACGGCTTCGCGCCGCGCAAGCAGGGGGCTAGGCGCGCCTGGCTGGAGTCGCTGGCCACGGAGAGGCGGGCAGTGTGTTTCTTCGAGTCTCCCCACCGCATCGACGACACTCTGGCCGCGGCAGCGGAGGTGCTGGGGGAGCGCCGGGCAGCGGTGTGTCGGGAGCTGACCAAGACCTACGAGGAGGTGCGCCGCGGCAGCCTGGCCGAGCTCGCCGAGTGGGCGGGCGAGGGGGTCCGGGGTGAGATCACGGTGGTCATCGAGGGGGTCACCGGCGATGAGGTGAAGGATGTCGATGAGCTGGTACCGGCCGTCGAAAAGCTCGTGGAATCTGGGGTGCGTCTCAAGGAGGCGTGCAAGACGGTGTCCGGAACCCACAAGGTGTCCACGCGCGAGCTGTACGAGGCCGTGCTCGCCGCCAGGCAGTGA
- a CDS encoding BCCT family transporter, translating to MLAEDNFVNTASTAFGWVINNLGWAFVLFGTVFVAFVFVIAFSKFGSIRLGAVNEQPEFRTVSWISMMFAAGMGIGLMFFGASEPLAFYRDGVPGHESHEVGTAMATAMYHWTLHPWAIYAIVGLAIAYSTYRIGRRQLISQAFVPLVGQKLADGWLGKLIDILAIFATIFGTACSLGLGALQIRSGLEASGFVDSPGMGLVIGIVSVLTLAFVLSAMSGVGKGIQYLSNANMVLAAILALFVFVAGPSLVQLNLLPTSIGNYFSQFFEMAGRTAASADGAAGEWLSGWTIFYWAWWISWSPFVGMFLARISRGRSIREFCLGVMLVPAGVSTVWFSIMGGTAIRMEQEGNSIYGGGTTEEQLFNLLHNLPLGQIMGVVAIILLGTFFITSADSASTVMGSMSQNGASNAKPWLSAVWGIIAALVGLTLLVAGGDEALTSLQNVTIVAATPFLLIVIALMFAIVKDLSTDVIYLDHREQQRFQRQLAIERRLHREALHREQKRERRRSADV from the coding sequence CTGCTCGCCGAAGACAACTTCGTGAACACCGCCTCGACGGCCTTCGGCTGGGTCATTAACAACCTGGGCTGGGCCTTCGTGCTCTTCGGCACGGTCTTCGTGGCCTTCGTGTTTGTCATCGCCTTCAGCAAGTTCGGCTCGATCCGCCTCGGCGCGGTCAACGAGCAACCGGAGTTCCGTACCGTCTCCTGGATCTCCATGATGTTCGCCGCCGGCATGGGCATCGGCCTGATGTTCTTCGGCGCCTCCGAGCCGCTGGCCTTCTACCGCGACGGCGTCCCGGGGCACGAGTCCCACGAAGTGGGCACCGCCATGGCCACCGCGATGTACCACTGGACGCTGCACCCCTGGGCGATCTACGCCATCGTCGGCCTGGCCATCGCCTACTCCACCTACCGCATCGGCCGTAGGCAGCTCATCTCCCAGGCGTTTGTCCCCCTGGTGGGGCAGAAGCTTGCCGACGGCTGGCTGGGCAAGCTCATCGACATCCTGGCCATCTTCGCCACCATCTTCGGCACCGCCTGCTCCCTGGGTCTCGGCGCGCTGCAGATCCGCTCCGGCCTCGAGGCCTCCGGCTTCGTCGACAGCCCGGGCATGGGCCTGGTCATCGGCATCGTCTCCGTGCTCACGCTCGCCTTCGTCCTCTCCGCCATGTCCGGCGTGGGCAAGGGCATCCAGTACCTCTCCAACGCCAACATGGTGCTGGCGGCGATTCTGGCGCTCTTCGTCTTCGTCGCCGGCCCGTCGCTGGTGCAGCTCAACCTGCTGCCGACCTCGATCGGCAATTACTTCAGCCAGTTCTTCGAGATGGCCGGGCGCACCGCCGCCTCCGCCGACGGCGCCGCCGGCGAGTGGCTCTCCGGCTGGACCATCTTCTACTGGGCCTGGTGGATCTCCTGGTCGCCGTTCGTGGGCATGTTCCTCGCGCGCATCTCCCGCGGCCGCTCCATCCGCGAGTTCTGCCTCGGCGTCATGCTCGTCCCGGCGGGCGTGTCCACGGTCTGGTTCTCCATCATGGGCGGCACCGCCATCCGCATGGAACAGGAGGGCAACTCCATCTACGGCGGTGGCACCACCGAGGAGCAGCTGTTCAACCTGCTGCACAACCTCCCGCTCGGCCAGATCATGGGCGTTGTGGCCATCATCCTGCTGGGCACCTTCTTCATCACCTCCGCGGACTCCGCCTCCACGGTGATGGGCTCCATGTCCCAGAACGGCGCCTCCAACGCCAAACCGTGGCTGTCCGCGGTGTGGGGCATCATTGCCGCGCTGGTCGGCCTGACCCTGCTGGTCGCCGGCGGTGATGAGGCACTGACCTCCCTGCAGAACGTCACCATCGTCGCGGCGACGCCGTTCCTGCTCATCGTCATCGCGCTGATGTTCGCCATCGTCAAGGACCTCAGCACCGACGTCATCTACCTGGACCACCGTGAGCAGCAGCGATTCCAGCGTCAGCTGGCCATCGAACGTCGCCTGCACCGCGAGGCCCTCCACCGCGAGCAGAAGCGCGAGCGCCGCCGAAGCGCCGACGTCTAA